The following are from one region of the Corylus avellana chromosome ca1, CavTom2PMs-1.0 genome:
- the LOC132181650 gene encoding uncharacterized protein LOC132181650, whose protein sequence is MGTEVLRPQDCLIGRIRVPQPAVFHRRRSYYGNVNPSYVSNPRSNRKPAVRSEKPDQRKRFVASQSEPSVSKRSGSSDDSKTERRSLSMEKVTILRRGESLDSTIKSEALRKEGDGLMVLGTERLGPDHPEMVPKQIRVVDPRLSPPVAGKCDMYAGSAFAMSPEPSSLPLPSFSKKKQVSVIVDDSATRDLRRLLRLDL, encoded by the coding sequence ATGGGGACGGAGGTGTTACGGCCTCAGGACTGTTTGATCGGACGTATCAGAGTTCCTCAGCCGGCGGTGTTTCATCGCCGGAGAAGTTATTATGGAAACGTTAACCCTAGTTATGTGTCTAACCCTAGATCTAACCGGAAACCGGCAGTCCGGTCAGAGAAACCGGACCAGAGAAAGCGATTCGTCGCGAGCCAGTCGGAGCCGTCGGTCTCGAAGAGGTCGGGGTCCTCCGACGACTCGAAGACGGAGAGGAGGAGCCTCTCGATGGAGAAAGTGACGATTCTGAGGAGAGGCGAGTCGCTGGACTCGACGATCAAGAGCGAGGCGCTGAGGAAGGAAGGCGATGGTCTGATGGTGCTCGGAACCGAGAGGCTCGGCCCGGACCACCCGGAAATGGTGCCAAAGCAGATCCGGGTCGTGGATCCGAGGCTTTCGCCTCCGGTGGCCGGGAAATGCGACATGTACGCCGGATCGGCGTTCGCGATGTCACCGGAGCCCAGCTCCCTCCCGTTGCCGTCGTTCTCGAAGAAGAAGCAGGTCTCGGTGATTGTCGACGACTCGGCCACCAGAGATCTGAGGCGGTTGCTTCGGCTCGATTTGTGA